A region of Candidatus Eisenbacteria bacterium DNA encodes the following proteins:
- a CDS encoding tetratricopeptide repeat protein: protein MLPFVNMSPDPENEYFSDGLSEELINALSKLESLHVTARTSAFRFRGKDLDIREIGRLLNVATVLEGSVRKAGNRIRITAQLINVADGYHIWSEKYDRELDNVFTVQDEISLAIVDKLKVKLLGEEKQKLVKRYTDSLEAYDLYLQGRFHMHHKLTEESIKKSLDCFCEAIQEDQRYALAYFGMAEAYVALANLGFAPSRESIPRAKTEALKALDLDGELAEAHAILGFISLSYDWDWPAAERRFKRAIELNQNCAEAHYPYANYLSALGRPEEAVVEAKRALNLDPLSGITNANMAYVLYAARRYDEAIEHCKKALQIEPDSLYPHFHLWRTFTEKKMYEEALDECRKAFAFLGYDVVPQAVERSLQEPGYREAMGAAAQLVIEQSKTRYLWPPLMIPLYAYAQMDDDMFRWLEKSCEERDLAAFVYGTDPMLDRVRSDARLIALLRKMGLQK, encoded by the coding sequence GTGCTGCCATTCGTCAACATGAGCCCCGATCCGGAGAATGAGTATTTCAGCGACGGGCTATCGGAAGAGCTCATCAATGCATTGAGCAAGCTCGAGAGCCTGCATGTGACCGCCCGCACATCCGCCTTCCGATTTCGGGGGAAGGATCTTGATATTCGCGAAATCGGCCGCCTTCTGAATGTTGCAACCGTTCTCGAAGGAAGCGTTCGCAAGGCGGGCAATCGAATACGGATCACCGCGCAGCTGATCAACGTCGCCGACGGCTATCACATCTGGTCCGAGAAATATGACCGTGAATTGGACAATGTATTTACTGTCCAGGACGAGATTTCCCTGGCGATTGTGGACAAGCTGAAGGTCAAGCTTTTGGGAGAAGAAAAGCAAAAACTCGTGAAGCGTTACACGGATAGCCTGGAAGCGTATGACCTCTACCTACAAGGCCGATTCCACATGCACCACAAGCTCACCGAAGAGAGCATCAAGAAGAGTCTCGATTGCTTTTGCGAGGCAATCCAAGAAGATCAAAGATATGCTCTGGCCTATTTCGGAATGGCCGAAGCCTATGTTGCACTTGCAAATTTAGGGTTTGCTCCTTCGAGAGAAAGCATCCCCAGGGCTAAAACAGAAGCTTTGAAGGCGCTTGACCTGGATGGCGAGCTTGCCGAAGCGCACGCAATCTTGGGATTTATCTCTTTGAGCTACGATTGGGACTGGCCCGCCGCTGAAAGGCGATTCAAGCGAGCCATCGAGCTCAACCAGAATTGTGCCGAAGCGCACTATCCCTATGCCAACTACCTCTCTGCTTTGGGCCGTCCGGAGGAAGCCGTGGTGGAGGCGAAGCGCGCTCTCAATCTCGATCCCCTTTCCGGCATCACCAATGCAAACATGGCGTATGTACTGTACGCCGCACGGCGGTATGACGAAGCGATCGAACATTGCAAGAAGGCTCTGCAGATAGAGCCGGATTCCTTGTACCCGCATTTCCACCTGTGGCGCACCTTCACAGAGAAGAAAATGTATGAAGAAGCCCTGGATGAGTGCCGGAAGGCGTTCGCCTTTCTTGGGTACGATGTAGTCCCGCAAGCCGTGGAACGATCCCTTCAAGAACCGGGTTACCGGGAAGCGATGGGAGCGGCCGCGCAGCTGGTCATAGAGCAATCGAAGACGAGGTACCTTTGGCCTCCCCTCATGATTCCCCTGTATGCGTACGCGCAGATGGATGACGACATGTTTCGCTGGCTGGAAAAAAGCTGCGAGGAGCGCGATTTGGCGGCCTTTGTCTATGGGACGGATCCGATGCTCGACAGGGTGCGATCGGACGCGCGACTCATTGCGCTATTGAGGAAGATGGGCCTGCAAAAATGA